A region of the Lachancea thermotolerans CBS 6340 chromosome E complete sequence genome:
AAGTAAATACGCGCCGTAGGCATGTCAGAGCACGTCAGGATACGTTACTTGAGGCTCAATCAGGTCTGCAAGAAGGCGCTCCAACAATCTGTCAACAAAGTTCACAACTGGGACAAAATAGTATCTTGTTTTCCACAGTATGCCACGGTAGACGAGGGGGCAACGAACCTGGCGAACTGCCAGCGCCAAGTGGTAGAATTTTGGATGGAACTGTCTAAGCGAGAGTTTGAGGAAAtattcaaagaaagagatattgaaaacaagctaAATGAACTCGATGACCTTATTTCGCGGGCGAAAACAATACAGAGGTCGATGTGCGATGAGGGCAGTACGAGAGAGTGCATTGATGAGCTCTCACCAGAACAGCTCATCAGCGGCAACATGCACGATACCCGCGTAAACTTGATGAACCAGCTAGATGAGAGGCTGGACAAAATGACCAATTTAAACATACAGCTCGAGGAGCAgttgcagcagctccaaGCTGAACTTGAGCTAGAAACCGGCGATATTCATGAACTGTACGACAGGCATCTCGGCGAAGATAGCAGCCTACAGGACGAGGCACTACAGcaaggcttgaaaaacatgCTGCTCGACATGCGAAAGGAAGAGCCTTTCGACTAAAGGAAAATGTTATAAAACTCATATACATGAAATGGTAATATCTAATACGTAACTGCACTCTCTCAAAAAGTGCTAATTGAAGGATCTAGGAGCTGTCCAACAAATAGTTGGTGGCCGCACCCAAGTCCCAATTGCAATGTTCCAGTGCCTTAGTGGCTTCTTCTGTGGTAAAGCCCATGCTTCCCAGCTCTTCAACTGCCAAAGATTTGGGTGTCGTTGCAATTCCACGGTTGACAGGGGCCGCAGGGGCTTCACGCGATGTTCTGACTGGGGTAGGTTGTTTTATCCGCGATGTTGCAGGCTGGGTGACAGAAACAGGCCCTTGGCCAGCGTTTCCAAACCCAGCAAATATCTCATCCCATTCATCTGCGCCCACGGTAGCAGCAGAGTTATCAGTACCTGCATGCTCCTCAGCCGCTGGTGCGCCAGTAAACCCACCTtggttgagctcttcatccaagTCATTGTGATCAATAGTCTCAAATCCCTCGCTGTATTCATTTTCATTCAGATGATCAATAGCCTCTTCCTCTGGCGCAGCTTGCTCAAGGCCAGCAAACTCGtcatcaaagtcttcaGATGGCTTTTCTTTTGTAATTGACTTTTCCTCCTGAGTGTAAGCTCCCATACTGGAAGGCTCGGCCTTTAGCGTACGTTCTGTGGAAGGATTAGCTTCTGTAGAAGGCTTCACACTAGCAGACTCTTGAG
Encoded here:
- the NNF1 gene encoding MIND complex subunit NNF1 (similar to uniprot|P47149 Saccharomyces cerevisiae YJR112W NNF1 Essential component of the MIND kinetochore complex (Mtw1p Including Nnf1p-Nsl1p-Dsn1p) which joins kinetochore subunits contacting DNA to those contacting microtubules required for accurate chromosome segregation) — its product is MSEHVRIRYLRLNQVCKKALQQSVNKVHNWDKIVSCFPQYATVDEGATNLANCQRQVVEFWMELSKREFEEIFKERDIENKLNELDDLISRAKTIQRSMCDEGSTRECIDELSPEQLISGNMHDTRVNLMNQLDERLDKMTNLNIQLEEQLQQLQAELELETGDIHELYDRHLGEDSSLQDEALQQGLKNMLLDMRKEEPFD